A region of Streptomyces deccanensis DNA encodes the following proteins:
- a CDS encoding alkaline phosphatase family protein — MSTRSHRLVVLDIVGLTPKLLAHMPAVAALGERGFRARLDPVLPAVTCTVQSTFLTGEPPTGHGAVANGWYFRDLGEVLLWRQHNALVGGEKIWETARRTDPDYKVANICWWYAMGADVDLTVTPRPVYYSDGRKEPDCYTWPPTLHDELTDRLGPFPLFTYWGPNAGMPSTQWILGAARQVFDEHDPDLTLVYLPQLDYEPQRSGPDSPATIRAARQLDDALRPLLDHFQREGATVVALSEYGITPVSRPVDINRALRRAGLLQVHTQDGMEYLDPWTSRAFAVADHQVAHVYVRDPADTAEVDELLAGLDGVDEVLDAEGKAAHGLDHERSGELVAVADPDAWFTYYYWLDDERAPDFARQVEIHRKPGYDPAELLYDETVPAVKLRAVGQVARKKLGFRYRISTVPLNPAGVRGSHGRLPADPDDGPVLLCFAPEPAREAYAATEIKSLLLGLAGLTEQKPHA, encoded by the coding sequence ATGAGTACCCGATCCCACCGGCTCGTCGTCCTCGACATCGTCGGTCTCACCCCCAAGCTGCTGGCCCACATGCCCGCCGTCGCCGCCCTCGGCGAGCGCGGCTTCCGGGCCCGGCTCGACCCCGTCCTGCCCGCCGTGACCTGCACGGTCCAGTCCACGTTCCTCACCGGCGAACCACCCACCGGGCACGGCGCGGTCGCCAACGGCTGGTACTTCCGCGACCTCGGCGAGGTGCTGCTGTGGCGCCAGCACAACGCGCTCGTCGGCGGCGAGAAGATCTGGGAGACCGCCCGCAGGACCGACCCCGACTACAAGGTCGCCAACATCTGCTGGTGGTACGCGATGGGGGCGGACGTCGACCTCACCGTCACCCCGCGCCCGGTCTACTACTCCGACGGCCGCAAGGAACCCGACTGCTACACCTGGCCGCCCACCCTGCACGACGAACTCACCGACCGCCTGGGCCCGTTCCCCCTGTTCACCTACTGGGGCCCCAACGCGGGCATGCCCTCCACCCAGTGGATCCTGGGCGCCGCACGCCAGGTCTTCGACGAGCACGACCCGGACCTCACCCTCGTCTACCTCCCCCAACTCGACTACGAGCCGCAACGATCCGGCCCGGACTCGCCCGCCACGATCCGCGCCGCCCGCCAACTCGACGACGCGCTGCGCCCGTTGCTCGACCACTTCCAGCGCGAGGGCGCCACGGTGGTCGCGCTCAGCGAATACGGCATCACGCCCGTCTCCCGCCCCGTGGACATCAACCGCGCCCTGCGCCGGGCCGGACTGCTCCAGGTGCACACGCAGGACGGCATGGAGTACCTCGACCCCTGGACCTCACGCGCCTTCGCGGTCGCCGACCACCAGGTGGCCCACGTGTACGTCCGGGACCCGGCCGACACCGCGGAGGTCGACGAGCTGCTGGCCGGACTCGACGGCGTGGACGAGGTGCTGGACGCCGAGGGCAAGGCCGCGCACGGCCTGGACCACGAACGCTCCGGCGAACTCGTCGCGGTCGCCGACCCGGACGCCTGGTTCACGTACTACTACTGGCTCGACGACGAGCGCGCCCCCGACTTCGCCCGCCAGGTCGAGATCCACCGCAAGCCCGGCTACGACCCCGCCGAGCTGCTCTACGACGAGACCGTCCCCGCGGTGAAGCTGCGCGCCGTCGGCCAGGTCGCCCGCAAGAAACTGGGCTTCCGCTACCGCATCAGCACGGTGCCGCTGAACCCCGCCGGCGTCCGGGGCAGCCACGGCCGCCTCCCCGCCGACCCCGACGACGGTCCCGTCCTGCTCTGCTTCGCGCCCGAGCCGGCCCGGGAGGCGTACGCCGCCACCGAGATCAAGTCCCTGCTGCTGGGCCTCGCCGGCCTGACGGAACAGAAGCCGCACGCATGA
- a CDS encoding O-acetyl-ADP-ribose deacetylase, producing the protein MTTITLVRGDITEQSVDAIVNAANSSLLGGGGVDGAIHRRGGPAILADCRKLRASLPHSRLRSSGGTPIGKGLPTGQAVATTAGDLDARWVIHTVGPVHSQSLDRSALLASCYRESLRVADELGARTVAFPAVSAGVYGWPMADAARIAVETVRSTETSVEEVRFVLFDDEAYRAFAEQTG; encoded by the coding sequence ATGACCACCATCACCCTCGTCCGGGGCGACATCACCGAGCAGTCCGTCGACGCCATCGTCAACGCCGCGAACTCCTCCCTCCTCGGCGGGGGAGGAGTGGACGGCGCCATCCACCGGCGCGGCGGCCCCGCCATCCTGGCCGACTGCCGCAAACTCCGTGCCTCGCTCCCCCACTCTCGGCTTCGCTCGAGCGGGGGGACCCCCATCGGCAAGGGCCTTCCCACCGGTCAGGCCGTCGCCACCACGGCGGGCGACCTCGACGCGCGCTGGGTCATCCACACAGTCGGCCCCGTCCACAGCCAGAGCCTCGACCGCTCCGCCCTCCTCGCCTCCTGCTACCGCGAGTCCCTCCGTGTCGCCGACGAGTTGGGAGCCAGGACCGTCGCCTTCCCGGCCGTCTCCGCCGGTGTCTACGGCTGGCCCATGGCGGACGCCGCCCGCATCGCCGTGGAGACGGTCCGCTCCACCGAGACCTCGGTCGAGGAGGTCAGGTTCGTCCTCTTCGACGACGAGGCGTACCGGGCCTTCGCCGAACAGACGGGCTGA
- a CDS encoding ArsR/SmtB family transcription factor, with amino-acid sequence MGHGAVTAAQNATQDAARVRLDAANVAKVATTLQALSTPSRLLILARLREGPLPATELAAEVGMEQSACSHQLRLLRNLGLVVGERQGRSVVYALHDHHVAELLDQAVYHVEHLRLGLSDAPDGD; translated from the coding sequence ATGGGTCATGGAGCCGTCACCGCAGCGCAGAACGCCACGCAGGACGCCGCTCGTGTGCGTCTGGACGCGGCCAATGTCGCCAAGGTGGCCACCACCCTCCAGGCCCTCTCCACTCCGTCCCGGCTGCTGATCCTGGCCCGGCTGCGCGAAGGGCCGCTCCCGGCCACCGAGTTGGCCGCCGAGGTCGGGATGGAGCAGTCCGCCTGCTCCCACCAGCTGCGCCTGCTGCGCAACCTCGGCCTGGTCGTGGGCGAGCGCCAGGGCCGTTCGGTGGTGTACGCGCTGCACGACCACCATGTCGCCGAACTGCTGGACCAGGCCGTCTATCACGTCGAGCACCTGCGACTGGGACTCAGCGACGCGCCTGACGGGGACTGA
- a CDS encoding heavy metal translocating P-type ATPase has protein sequence MVCRVSATTLTPTPVRPPSAATAPRRRTRVLALPEARWALTSTLAFLLAFPLDLAGVSAWLYGPLYVVAYAAGGWEPALEGLRALREKTLDVDLLMIVAALGAAAIGQVLDGALLIVIFATSGALEALATARTADSVRGLLDLAPTTATRLSPDGTTEETVPTDRLAVGDVVLVRPGERIGADGRVLEGESEADQATITGEPLPVPKAPGDEVFAGTLNGTGALRVRVARDPADSVIARIVSLVEEASRTKAPTQLFIEKIEQRYAVGVVVATLAVFGVPLAFGEDLTAALLRAMTFMIVASPCAVVLATMPPLLSAIANAGRHGVLVKSAVAMERLGEIDAAALDKTGTLTEGTPEVVAVRPLPGSGFDEDGLLALAAAAEYPSEHPLARAVVAAAGARGVRMAAAEDFVATPGRGVRATVEGHVVTVGRAGERGDLGDGAPADGTGAGGALADRAVAEGTTVLVERDGVAVGTLTLADRLRHDAPAAVAALTAVTGASPVLLTGDNARAAARVAADTGIDDVRAELLPDGKVEAVRELQNGGAKVLFVGDGVNDAPALAAAHAGVAMGRAGSDLALETADAVVVRDELRAIPAVVRLSRAARRLVVQNLVIAGVCIAVLVVWDLVGHLPLPLGVAGHEGSTVLVGLNGLRLLREAAWGRAARG, from the coding sequence ATGGTGTGCCGCGTGTCTGCCACCACCCTCACCCCCACCCCGGTCCGCCCACCGTCCGCCGCGACGGCGCCCCGCCGCCGCACCCGCGTCCTCGCGCTCCCCGAGGCCCGCTGGGCACTGACGTCGACCCTCGCCTTCCTGCTCGCGTTCCCCCTGGACCTGGCCGGGGTCTCCGCCTGGCTGTACGGCCCGCTCTACGTGGTCGCCTACGCGGCCGGCGGCTGGGAGCCCGCCCTCGAAGGGCTGCGGGCACTGCGCGAGAAGACCCTCGACGTCGACCTGCTGATGATCGTCGCGGCGCTGGGCGCGGCCGCGATCGGCCAGGTCCTCGACGGCGCTCTGCTGATCGTCATCTTCGCCACCTCCGGCGCCCTGGAGGCCCTGGCCACCGCCCGCACCGCGGACTCCGTGCGGGGTCTGCTCGATCTCGCGCCCACGACCGCCACCCGCCTGTCGCCGGACGGGACGACGGAGGAGACCGTGCCGACGGACCGACTCGCCGTCGGTGACGTGGTGCTGGTCCGCCCCGGCGAGCGCATCGGCGCCGACGGGCGGGTCCTGGAGGGGGAGAGCGAGGCCGACCAGGCCACCATCACCGGCGAACCGCTGCCCGTCCCCAAGGCACCCGGCGACGAGGTCTTCGCGGGCACCCTCAACGGCACGGGAGCGCTGCGCGTCCGCGTCGCACGGGACCCGGCCGACTCCGTGATCGCCCGCATCGTGAGCCTCGTCGAGGAGGCCTCGCGCACCAAGGCGCCGACCCAGCTCTTCATCGAGAAGATCGAACAGCGGTACGCCGTCGGGGTCGTCGTCGCCACCCTCGCCGTCTTCGGTGTCCCCCTGGCCTTCGGCGAGGACCTCACGGCCGCGCTGCTCCGCGCCATGACCTTCATGATCGTCGCCTCGCCCTGCGCGGTCGTCCTCGCCACCATGCCGCCGCTGCTGTCCGCCATCGCCAACGCCGGCCGCCACGGCGTCCTCGTGAAGTCCGCCGTCGCGATGGAGCGGCTGGGCGAGATCGACGCCGCCGCGCTCGACAAGACCGGCACGCTCACGGAGGGCACGCCCGAGGTCGTCGCCGTACGACCGCTGCCGGGCTCCGGGTTCGACGAGGACGGGCTGCTGGCGCTGGCCGCGGCCGCCGAGTACCCGAGCGAACATCCGCTGGCCCGCGCGGTGGTGGCCGCCGCCGGGGCGCGGGGGGTGCGGATGGCCGCCGCCGAGGACTTCGTGGCCACGCCGGGCCGAGGCGTGCGGGCGACGGTCGAGGGGCACGTGGTGACCGTGGGGCGGGCGGGGGAGCGCGGCGACCTCGGCGACGGGGCTCCCGCCGACGGGACCGGCGCCGGCGGGGCCCTCGCCGACAGGGCGGTCGCCGAAGGGACGACCGTGCTCGTCGAGCGGGACGGGGTCGCCGTCGGGACGCTCACCCTGGCCGACCGGCTGCGTCATGACGCGCCCGCCGCGGTGGCCGCCCTCACCGCCGTGACCGGTGCGTCGCCGGTCCTGCTGACCGGGGACAACGCGCGTGCCGCCGCCCGGGTGGCGGCGGACACCGGCATCGACGACGTGCGGGCCGAGCTGCTGCCGGACGGCAAGGTGGAGGCCGTACGGGAGCTGCAGAACGGGGGCGCGAAGGTCCTGTTCGTCGGGGACGGGGTCAACGACGCGCCCGCGCTCGCCGCCGCGCACGCCGGGGTGGCCATGGGCCGGGCCGGCTCCGATCTGGCGTTGGAGACCGCGGACGCGGTTGTGGTGCGCGACGAGCTGCGTGCGATCCCGGCGGTGGTGCGGCTGTCCCGGGCGGCCCGGCGGCTGGTCGTGCAGAACCTGGTGATCGCCGGGGTGTGCATCGCCGTGCTGGTGGTGTGGGACCTGGTGGGGCATCTGCCGCTGCCGCTCGGGGTGGCCGGGCACGAGGGGTCGACCGTGCTGGTGGGCCTGAACGGGCTGCGGTTGCTGCGGGAGGCGGCGTGGGGGCGCGCCGCGCGGGGTTGA
- a CDS encoding AlkA N-terminal domain-containing protein — protein sequence MRNGMYADTERCVRAVRSKDARFDGWFFTAVVTTRIYCRPSCPVVPPKAENMTFYPSAAACQQAGFRACKRCRPDTSPGSPEWDQRADLVARAMRLVGDGVVDREGVPGLARRLGYSARQVERQLLAELGAGPLALARAQRAQTARLLIETTALPMAEIAFAAGFGSIRTFNDTVREVFALSPSELRERAARSARQRSDSPGTSGALSLRLPFRAPLNPDNLFGHLAATAVPGVEEWRDGAYRRTLRLPYGHGIVALAPEPDHIACRLTLGDLRDLPVAISRCRRMLDLDADPVAVDEQLRTDPLLAPLVDKAPGRRVPRTVDEAEFAVRAVLGQQVSTAAARTHAARLVLAHGEPVDDPEGGLTHLFPSPEALAALDPETLAMPRTRRNTFTTLVGQLAEGTLHLGVDSDWAETRARLLALPGFGPWTVDVIAMRALGDPDAFLAGDLGIRRAARELGLPSTPAALAARAEAWRPWRAYAVQYLWATDSHPINFLPV from the coding sequence ATGCGGAACGGGATGTACGCGGACACGGAACGGTGTGTGCGGGCCGTGCGGTCGAAGGACGCGCGGTTCGACGGCTGGTTCTTCACGGCCGTGGTGACCACACGGATCTACTGCCGGCCCAGCTGCCCGGTGGTGCCGCCCAAGGCGGAGAACATGACCTTCTACCCGAGCGCGGCGGCGTGCCAGCAGGCCGGCTTCCGGGCCTGCAAGCGGTGCCGCCCGGACACCAGCCCGGGATCACCGGAGTGGGACCAGCGGGCGGACCTCGTGGCGCGGGCGATGCGGCTCGTGGGGGACGGGGTCGTGGACCGGGAGGGCGTGCCGGGACTGGCACGGCGGCTCGGCTATAGCGCCCGGCAGGTCGAGCGGCAGCTGCTGGCCGAGCTGGGCGCGGGCCCGCTGGCGCTCGCCCGGGCCCAGCGGGCGCAGACCGCGCGGCTGCTGATCGAGACGACCGCGCTGCCGATGGCCGAGATCGCGTTCGCCGCCGGGTTCGGGTCGATCCGGACGTTCAACGACACCGTGCGGGAGGTCTTCGCGCTGTCGCCCAGCGAACTGCGCGAGCGGGCCGCACGGTCGGCCCGGCAGCGCTCCGACTCGCCCGGCACCTCCGGGGCGTTGAGCCTCCGGCTGCCGTTCCGGGCCCCGCTCAACCCCGACAACCTCTTCGGCCACCTCGCCGCGACCGCCGTACCCGGCGTGGAGGAGTGGCGCGACGGCGCGTACCGGCGCACGCTCCGGCTGCCTTACGGCCACGGCATCGTCGCCCTCGCCCCGGAGCCCGACCACATCGCCTGCCGGCTCACCCTCGGCGACCTGCGCGACCTGCCCGTCGCCATCAGCCGCTGCCGCCGCATGCTCGACCTGGACGCCGACCCGGTCGCCGTCGACGAGCAGCTGCGCACCGACCCCCTGCTCGCGCCCCTGGTCGACAAGGCGCCCGGGCGCCGGGTGCCGCGGACCGTCGACGAGGCCGAGTTCGCCGTACGCGCGGTGCTCGGCCAGCAGGTCTCCACGGCCGCCGCCCGGACCCACGCGGCCCGGCTGGTCCTCGCGCACGGCGAACCGGTCGACGATCCGGAAGGGGGCCTCACCCATCTCTTCCCGTCCCCCGAGGCGTTGGCGGCCCTCGATCCCGAGACCCTCGCGATGCCGCGCACCCGCCGGAACACCTTCACCACCCTGGTAGGGCAACTCGCCGAAGGAACACTGCACCTGGGCGTCGACAGCGACTGGGCCGAGACCCGGGCCCGGCTGCTCGCGCTGCCCGGGTTCGGCCCCTGGACCGTCGACGTCATCGCCATGCGTGCCCTCGGCGACCCGGATGCCTTCCTCGCCGGTGATCTCGGAATCCGGCGCGCGGCACGGGAGTTGGGCCTGCCGTCCACCCCGGCCGCCCTCGCGGCGCGGGCCGAGGCCTGGCGGCCCTGGCGGGCGTACGCGGTCCAGTACCTCTGGGCGACGGACAGCCACCCCATCAACTTCCTTCCCGTCTGA
- a CDS encoding methylated-DNA--[protein]-cysteine S-methyltransferase, whose translation MKQQKRHTVVDSPYGPLTLVADDGVLCGLYMTEQRHRPPQENFGARDDTAFAEPREQLAAYFAGELKVFTLELRLAGTPFQRQVWEQLVRIPYGETRSYGELAGALGNPKASRAVGLANGRNPVGIIVPCHRVVGSDGSLTGYGGGTERKQRLLDFERGTALF comes from the coding sequence ATGAAGCAGCAGAAGCGGCACACCGTCGTCGACAGCCCCTACGGCCCCCTCACCCTCGTCGCCGACGACGGCGTGCTGTGCGGCCTCTACATGACCGAGCAGCGTCACCGCCCGCCGCAGGAGAACTTCGGCGCACGTGACGACACGGCCTTCGCCGAGCCCCGGGAACAGCTGGCGGCCTACTTCGCGGGCGAGTTGAAGGTGTTCACCCTCGAACTCCGGCTGGCGGGGACCCCGTTCCAACGGCAGGTCTGGGAACAGCTCGTCCGGATCCCCTACGGCGAGACCCGCTCGTACGGCGAACTCGCGGGCGCCCTGGGCAACCCCAAGGCGTCCCGCGCGGTCGGTCTGGCCAACGGCAGGAACCCCGTCGGCATCATCGTCCCCTGCCACCGCGTCGTCGGCTCCGACGGCAGCCTCACCGGATACGGCGGCGGCACGGAGCGCAAACAGCGCCTGCTGGACTTCGAGCGGGGCACGGCACTGTTCTGA
- a CDS encoding SIR2 family NAD-dependent protein deacylase, whose translation MNKPLVALLSGAGISTDSGIPDYRGPNGLWRRDPEAEKLVTYEYYMGDPEIRRRAWQMRRQNRTLRAEPNVAHRAVAELERSGVPVRVITQNVDGLHQLAGMPARKVLELHGSARSVVCVGCHARTPMEDALARVEAGEEDPPCLECGGVLKSATVMFGERLDPVVLGEAVAITKACQIFIAVGSSLQVQPAAGLAGVAADHGARLIIVNAEPTPYDERADEVVREPIGTALPEVLRGIREASD comes from the coding sequence ATGAACAAGCCCCTCGTCGCCCTGCTCAGTGGCGCAGGCATCTCCACCGACTCCGGCATCCCCGACTACCGAGGCCCGAACGGGCTGTGGCGGCGGGATCCGGAGGCCGAGAAGCTGGTGACGTACGAGTACTACATGGGTGATCCGGAGATCCGCCGGCGCGCGTGGCAGATGCGGCGGCAGAACCGGACGCTGCGGGCCGAGCCGAACGTGGCGCACCGGGCGGTGGCCGAGCTGGAGCGGTCCGGGGTGCCGGTGCGGGTCATCACACAGAACGTGGACGGGCTGCACCAGCTGGCCGGGATGCCGGCCCGCAAGGTGCTCGAACTGCACGGGTCCGCGCGGTCCGTGGTGTGCGTCGGGTGCCACGCCCGGACGCCGATGGAGGACGCGCTCGCCCGTGTCGAGGCCGGTGAGGAGGACCCGCCGTGCCTGGAGTGCGGGGGCGTGCTGAAGTCCGCCACGGTCATGTTCGGCGAGCGGCTCGACCCGGTGGTCCTCGGTGAGGCCGTCGCGATCACCAAGGCCTGCCAGATCTTCATCGCCGTCGGGAGCAGTCTCCAGGTGCAGCCCGCCGCCGGGCTCGCCGGCGTCGCCGCCGATCACGGGGCCCGCCTGATCATCGTCAACGCCGAGCCGACCCCGTACGACGAGCGGGCGGACGAGGTCGTACGGGAGCCGATCGGGACGGCGCTGCCGGAGGTGCTGCGGGGGATCCGCGAGGCGAGCGACTGA